The region GAATTTACGCTTCACAGTGCTAAAAACGGAAAACTGGTAAGAAAGATAAAAGATAATTCGGCTTTACTTGAAAAGGAAGCAGCTTATAATTTTGCTTCCAAAGATTTAACCACCATTAATATAAATGGTAATGAGCTTAATATGTCTATGATTAAGCCAAATGATTTTGACGAGACTAAAGAATACCCATTATTAATGTTTCAGTATTCGGGCCCAGGCTCGCAGTCGGTTTCTAATTCTTATTTTGGAACTAACGATTACTGGTATCAGCTACTTGCCAACGAGGGTTATATTATAGCAACCGTAGATGGTCGTGGCACAGGGTTTAAAGGTGCGGACTTTAAAAAGGTTACTCAAAATGAATTGGGTAAATACGAAGTGGAAGATCAAATAGCGGCTGCACAAAAACTTGGTGCAAGAGATTATATAGATGAAAACCGAATTGGAATTTGGGGATGGAGCTACGGTGGTTTTATGTCTTCAAACGCTATTCTTAAAGGAAACGATACTTTTTCTATGGCTATAGCTGTAGCGCCGGTAATTAGCTGGAGGTTTTATGATACCATCTATACCGAAAGATATATGACTACACCTCAGGAAAATCCTTCCGGCTATGACGAAAACTCACCAATTAACCACGTAGAGAAATTAAAAGGAGATTATCTTTTAATTCACGGTGGGGGAGACGATAATGTACATCTTCAAAATACCATGAGAATGGTAGAAGCTTTAGTGCAGGCTAACAAACAGTTTGACTGGGCTATTTACCCGGATAGAAACCACGGTATCTATGGCGGGAACACAAGATTACACCTATACACAATGATGACCGAATTTATCAAAGAAAAATTATAATTTAAATGGCAACAGCAACAAACAGAGCGCCCCAAAAAGAACTTTTTGGGCATCCGGTAGGACTTTACATCTTATTCTTCACCGAAATGTGGGAACGTTTTTCCTATTATGGAATGCGTGCAATCCTCGTTTTATATTTAGTAAGCGCCACAACCGGTGGTAATGCAGGTCTTGGATGGACTGGTGGTGAAGCCATCGCGCTTTATGGCTGGTATACAATGCTGGTTTACGTAGCGTCCATTCCCGGTGGGATTATAGCCGATAAACTTTTAGGACAAAAGAAAACTGTATTGTGGGGTGGTATTATTCTTGTCGCTGGACATGGGATACTTGCTGTAGAAGAGATGTGGGCCTTTTATACAGGACTGCTTCTAATTATTGTGGGGGTTGGTATGCTTAAGCCCAACATATCCACCATGGTTGGAGGGCTTTATAAAGAAGGTGATATTAGAAGGGATAAAGGTTTTACTATTTTTTATATTGGGATTAACCTTGGTGCTTTTCTTTCCAGTTTAATCGTTGGTTATGTAGGTGAAAATATAGGTTGGCATTATGGTTTTGGTCTTGCAGGGATTGCCATGGCTCTTGGTCTTATAGTCTATTGGTGGGGACAAAAATACTTAATCAATGTCGGAAACCTTCTATCTAAAGTAGAACGTAGTGAAGGTGCTTCGCTTAGCAACATGTTTAGCGAACTATTAAAATCTCCTTTACAGTTGGTTATCACATCAGTTTTGATGATTGGTTCTATCTATGTGCTTATTGCAGAATCTATACCTTTTGGTTTATTGTTTATCTTCTTAACTCTTGTAGTTGCTTTGATGCTTATGGTGTATAAAGACCTTACTACGCAGGTTATGAAGGACAGATATGTGGTAATGATCTTATCTTTCCTGCTTGTAGTTGTTTTTTGGGGAGCTTTTGAGCAAGCCGGAGGATTAATGAATATTTATGCAGCCGATAAAACGGACCGTACTTTATCTTTTAGTTTACCGCTTATTGGTAATGAGGTACCGGCAACCTGGTTTCAGTCCTTAAATGCCATGTTTATCATTATTTTTGGAGTAATAATTGCAAATTTCTGGGCAAAAAGAAAGTTGAAGAATAAAGAAGCTTCCTCAATCTTTAAAATGTCTACAGGTGTAATTATTATGGGGCTTGGCTTTCTATTTATGGCCATAGCCGCAAAAGAATATACTGCTTTTGAAAGTAAATCGGCCATGTATTGGTTGGTACTTGCCTACTTACTGCATACCATTGGAGAATTATGTTCTTCTCCTGTAGCGCTTTCTTTTATTACCAAGCTGGCGCCGGTAAAATATGCCTCTCTTATGATGGGTGTTTATTTTGCTGCTACAGGACTTGGAAACAAAATGGCAGGACTTATTGGTGAATTCTCTCAAGGAGAACCCGCTACTGTCCAGTTAAGCACAGAGGGTAGTGATGTAGCTAATAGATTGCAATTAAACGATACAATACTTCAGAATAAAAATGACTTTACGTTTAATGGGTTTGTTTACCTGGAGAATAATGAGCTTGCGGTAACTAATATGGAATCTGAGACACCGGTAATGGGGCTTATAGAATTTGAGAACGAAAACCAAAAGTTAGAGATCGTAGAAAATCTAAAAGAGGAAGGAGTAACCGCACAGGATCCCTACCACGTTATGCTTAATTTTAGGCAGGAGGAAGATAAAGTAGGGTATTATGGTGATTTTGTGATCGAAGAAGTACAAACCCAGTTAGAATTTAGAACTTTTATTGGAATTACTATATTCACAACCATTTTTGGACTAATTGTGATTTTTATGTTGAAACCTTTAAAGCGATTAACACACGGTGCTGAAGATAACGAGCGGGAAATGCTGGAGCAGGAGCAATATGAAATTGCAGATACCGAAAGGAATAGGAAAAATTCTTAAAATAGTTGAAACAAAAAACGTTCTTTAATTTTAGGAACGTTTTTTGTTTTACAATCATTCTAAAAGTGATACATGATTAGAGTAATTACCATATTTCTTCTGTTTATAGGAATTAATAGCCAGGCACAGGAAATTAACTGGATGAGTATGAACGAGGCTCTGGAAGCACAGGAAAAAGAACCTAAAAAGATTTTTATGGATGCCTACACCGTTTGGTGCGGCCCTTGTAAAATGCTTGATAAAAACACTTTTACAAACGATGATGTAATTGAATTTGTAAACGAAAATTATTACCCGGTAAAGTTTAATGCTGAAGGTCCCGAGGAAATAGATTTTAAAGGACAGGTGTTTAAAAACCCGCAATACGATCCCGAAAAGAAAGGCAGAAATTCTTCGCACCAGCTTGCCAGGGCTTTAAAAATTACGGGTTATCCCAGCCTCGTATTTTTCGACGAGGAAGCTAAATTACTTGCTCCAATTCCCGGCTACAGAACCCCACAGCAATTGGAACTTTATCTGAAGCTTTTTGCGAAAGATGAATATAAAAAAATGACTTCAAAAGAAGCTTTTGCAGAATACCAGGAGAATTTTGAAGGTTCTTTTAAATAAAACATTTCGGTTTCGAGGCCAACCGCAGCGCGTTTCAGTCTCGATTATCGAGTAAAATTTAAGTGTTAGTTGATAGTGGACCTTAAGGTTCAGTAGAGATGCGAAAAGCCCCGTTTTTACCAGTATGGTGAAAACGGGCTTTTTGTTTTTGGGCGGTTTCTGCCCAGCGGGATACATAACTATGGTAGTTGCTTCCGTCTGCAATAATTATCTTTGGATTTAAACGTCTAATTAGCCGCTCTAAGTTGATTTTAGGAGAATTCCGAAGTAATACCACATCAGGCTCAAAATTGTTTAACTTGTAAACTGCGCTACTGTCAACAATTAAAACTGAAGCTTTATAAGTATTCAAGATATCAGGAATTATCTTTTCTTCAATACTATGAATATTGCTTCCAGTTTTGTAGTCTTTTAGCCGAATTTCCTCCTGAATCTCATCCTCTAAATTATGATAAAGAATTAACTTTTCGTCTTTCTGAATACCAATCATCGTTTTCCTGGGTTTGTGAAAAATAATAATCTCTAAAGATGAATTTTGTATTTTGCTATAAAGCATACTTCCCTGGAATAAAAGAATTCCGCAGAGAAAGAAAACAAGGTTTTTAAAGCTTTTTTGATAAATTAAAAGAATAAAAAAGAAAATCAATAAGTACGCACTGAGATTTTGCCAGATATTAAAGTGAATATCGGTAAAAACAAATTCTTCTTTTTCTGCGATCCAACCTATAAATTGGTTCATTAAACTGATTAGCTTTCCATAGGTATTCGCCAAAAAATCGGGGAGAAAATTTAGAAAAGCGAGTACAATAACCAAAATACCTAATCCTAATATAATTCCCAAAACCGGTAAAACTACCAGGTTAGAAAGAAAAAATAAACCCGGAAATTGATGAAAATAGAATAAACTTAGAGGTAAAACTCCAATTTGTGCCGCGATGCTCACACTCAATAATCCCCAGAAGTATTTTGTGATTTTAAACCTTGGTTTCCAGAGCTTAAATAATTTAGGTTGAATGGTCACAATAGCAAAAACCGCAAGATAACTCAGCTGAAATCCCACCTGAAAAATAAAATAAGGATTTATAAGCAACAAAATAAACAGCGAAATAAACAAACTGTTTAAAACGCTGGTTTTTCGGCGCATTTGCATCCCGATAGCGATAAAGGAAAACATAGTCACCGCCCGAACTACAGATGGCGAAAGTCCTGCCAAAATTGCAAATCCCCACATTAATACAATAAGCAGCAGCGTTTTTAATATTAATCCGTTTCTTAAGAGATTTAGCGGTTTAAAAAGCCAGTTTAAAATGAGTAAAATAATCCCCACGTGAAGTCCTGAAACCGCTAAAATATGAATGGCTCCCGCTGCAGCATATTCTTCGTAAATCTCTTTTGAAATATCCTGCCGCTGCCCTAATAATAGGGCCTGCATTATGGCTAATTCATCTTTATTAAATTTAGTTTCAAAAAGGTTTTGTATTAATCTCTCCCTGAAATTAGAAATATTAGTTAGCAGCCTCTTTTCTGTATGCGGTAAAATTTGAATTTCGGCTTTATTCAATTGCAATTGCTTTTCTACCCTTTGCTTTTGCATATAGTTTCGATAATTAAAG is a window of Salegentibacter salegens DNA encoding:
- a CDS encoding peptide MFS transporter, translating into MATATNRAPQKELFGHPVGLYILFFTEMWERFSYYGMRAILVLYLVSATTGGNAGLGWTGGEAIALYGWYTMLVYVASIPGGIIADKLLGQKKTVLWGGIILVAGHGILAVEEMWAFYTGLLLIIVGVGMLKPNISTMVGGLYKEGDIRRDKGFTIFYIGINLGAFLSSLIVGYVGENIGWHYGFGLAGIAMALGLIVYWWGQKYLINVGNLLSKVERSEGASLSNMFSELLKSPLQLVITSVLMIGSIYVLIAESIPFGLLFIFLTLVVALMLMVYKDLTTQVMKDRYVVMILSFLLVVVFWGAFEQAGGLMNIYAADKTDRTLSFSLPLIGNEVPATWFQSLNAMFIIIFGVIIANFWAKRKLKNKEASSIFKMSTGVIIMGLGFLFMAIAAKEYTAFESKSAMYWLVLAYLLHTIGELCSSPVALSFITKLAPVKYASLMMGVYFAATGLGNKMAGLIGEFSQGEPATVQLSTEGSDVANRLQLNDTILQNKNDFTFNGFVYLENNELAVTNMESETPVMGLIEFENENQKLEIVENLKEEGVTAQDPYHVMLNFRQEEDKVGYYGDFVIEEVQTQLEFRTFIGITIFTTIFGLIVIFMLKPLKRLTHGAEDNEREMLEQEQYEIADTERNRKNS
- a CDS encoding thioredoxin family protein, with amino-acid sequence MIRVITIFLLFIGINSQAQEINWMSMNEALEAQEKEPKKIFMDAYTVWCGPCKMLDKNTFTNDDVIEFVNENYYPVKFNAEGPEEIDFKGQVFKNPQYDPEKKGRNSSHQLARALKITGYPSLVFFDEEAKLLAPIPGYRTPQQLELYLKLFAKDEYKKMTSKEAFAEYQENFEGSFK
- a CDS encoding ComEC/Rec2 family competence protein, whose amino-acid sequence is MQFLNFTIIKLSLFLILGIITGFSFEIPGTPLFIFLGVLFLIFCSAFLRARRKLFDDVFFGICTWSLIFTLGVPVTYLHQPKNQANHYINIENPDAEIIQIRITESLKPNLYYEAYIAEVEKVFSEEKIIPAKGKILLSISKDSIESKLEPGIKLLVPNELKNIAEPLNPYRFNYRNYMQKQRVEKQLQLNKAEIQILPHTEKRLLTNISNFRERLIQNLFETKFNKDELAIMQALLLGQRQDISKEIYEEYAAAGAIHILAVSGLHVGIILLILNWLFKPLNLLRNGLILKTLLLIVLMWGFAILAGLSPSVVRAVTMFSFIAIGMQMRRKTSVLNSLFISLFILLLINPYFIFQVGFQLSYLAVFAIVTIQPKLFKLWKPRFKITKYFWGLLSVSIAAQIGVLPLSLFYFHQFPGLFFLSNLVVLPVLGIILGLGILVIVLAFLNFLPDFLANTYGKLISLMNQFIGWIAEKEEFVFTDIHFNIWQNLSAYLLIFFFILLIYQKSFKNLVFFLCGILLFQGSMLYSKIQNSSLEIIIFHKPRKTMIGIQKDEKLILYHNLEDEIQEEIRLKDYKTGSNIHSIEEKIIPDILNTYKASVLIVDSSAVYKLNNFEPDVVLLRNSPKINLERLIRRLNPKIIIADGSNYHSYVSRWAETAQKQKARFHHTGKNGAFRISTEP